In one Choloepus didactylus isolate mChoDid1 chromosome 1, mChoDid1.pri, whole genome shotgun sequence genomic region, the following are encoded:
- the PPDPF gene encoding pancreatic progenitor cell differentiation and proliferation factor, which translates to MAAIPSSGSLVPTHNYYQCRLASTSKNSSCGRTEYPGKATPQHPAASSGSPPSRLWPLCWSPQSTRNPPRPPAA; encoded by the exons ATGGCAGCCATCCCCTCCAGCGGCTCGCTCGTGCCCACCCACAACTACTACCAGTGTCGCCTGGCTTCCACGTCCAAGAACAGCTCCTGCGGAAGGACCGAGTACCCAGGCAAAGCCACTCCCCAGCACCCTG CTGCTTCTTCAGGAAGTCCACCCTCCCGTTTATGGCCACTGTGTTGGAGTCCCCAGAGCACTCGGAATCCCCCCAGGCCTCCAGCAGCATGA